From a region of the Gammaproteobacteria bacterium genome:
- a CDS encoding cytochrome c biogenesis protein ResB encodes MRRLASTRLTLLGMAWLAVSAGLSYDDPAATSVWMLTSPMLFLALNLLAAIITQPGINRRPGLLVFHIGLFGICVLAAVGRLTFFEARFELGQGMPFSTEMLADVRQGPWHRGALEQVNFTQGFYTVDYAPGLTRGSTRSQVLLPQANGSVREQIVGDDKPLLLEGYRFYTSFNKGFAPVLTWTPETGEPVTGTLNMPSYPMFEYKQDSEWTPPGSKPIKFWLRLDTGYTKEQSWVLDGRKAKGVLVVNNGERRVELAPGESVDLPGGKLRYEQLSTWIGYKIFYDPTLYGLFISAITAVLGLAHHYWRKFASQPLLATPERREQALIGNRTVKA; translated from the coding sequence TTGCGCAGACTGGCGTCGACGCGTCTTACCCTGCTGGGTATGGCGTGGCTGGCGGTGAGTGCAGGGCTAAGCTACGACGATCCGGCGGCAACGTCGGTGTGGATGTTGACGTCGCCGATGTTGTTTCTGGCGCTCAATCTCCTGGCAGCGATTATTACTCAACCTGGGATTAACAGGCGCCCCGGGTTGCTGGTGTTTCATATCGGGTTGTTCGGGATTTGTGTGCTGGCGGCAGTCGGGCGGCTGACTTTTTTTGAGGCGCGTTTTGAGCTGGGGCAAGGGATGCCTTTCAGTACAGAGATGCTGGCGGATGTGCGTCAAGGCCCTTGGCATCGCGGCGCTCTTGAGCAGGTAAATTTCACGCAGGGATTCTATACGGTGGATTACGCGCCGGGTTTGACGCGTGGCTCGACGCGCAGCCAGGTGTTATTGCCGCAGGCGAATGGAAGCGTGCGCGAGCAGATTGTGGGTGATGATAAACCGCTGCTGCTGGAAGGATATCGTTTCTATACCAGCTTCAATAAAGGGTTTGCCCCGGTGTTGACCTGGACGCCGGAAACCGGGGAGCCAGTGACCGGTACCTTGAATATGCCATCGTATCCCATGTTTGAATACAAGCAGGATAGTGAGTGGACGCCGCCGGGCAGCAAGCCCATAAAGTTCTGGTTGCGGTTGGATACAGGCTATACCAAGGAACAATCGTGGGTGCTTGATGGTCGTAAGGCTAAGGGCGTGCTGGTGGTCAATAATGGCGAGCGCCGTGTGGAATTGGCGCCCGGTGAAAGCGTTGATTTGCCCGGTGGTAAATTGCGTTACGAGCAACTTTCGACCTGGATTGGGTACAAGATTTTTTATGATCCGACCTTGTATGGATTATTTATCTCGGCGATTACCGCGGTTTTGGGTTTGGCGCATCACTACTGGCGCAAATTTGCCAGTCAGCCATTGCTGGCGACGCCAGAGCGTCGTGAGCAGGCGTTAATTGGAAATCGGACGGTGAAGGCGTAA
- a CDS encoding VWA domain-containing protein, with protein sequence MSELWSQFAWQQPLWLLLAPLPWLLWLWRKDKTHHPALERFASAALWPRLLHGIDQTLTHRGRWLFFGAWSFAIIAAAGPLWLKSGEQLSAAPVGSNIVVVLDISPSMLVSDVNPNRLELAKRQLLNFIRQRPQDRFALVTFSANAYTVLPLTHDAKALEQFLDALNPELVTVPGTNVNRALVLANKILRRTPGTQNGHGLVLLLSDGEIHDSDGLIAARTLGEQGYPLYTIGVGTTVGGPVPLPNGQLVRQEGEIITSQLQPGVLQRFAEAGHGEYQPLSTAAWSTLARAADQRAQPISERMIRRGTTALFPFFLTAAFTLFLWAGFRRPEALAALLLVPLLLTTPDSEAAPWDELTAYQDLKKQNFEGAMQKYSELDHYSGHLGHGAAAYRLKHWQQALNSFRKAETASRDPQQQAAALHNQGNALAQLNQLDDARVAYQRALQLQPQFPQAAHNLALVNRYLQEHGGTHQSKNLFSRPGIFSDQQQQTGPGSGGDIANRMNGDQSGNDLHRGAERGNGAPTQHQQSIDSTLANWGKISPNATDIPQRTLQQLQNLNEDAKTMLQRRFATEDENTRGMVGVKPW encoded by the coding sequence GTGAGCGAGCTTTGGTCACAATTCGCCTGGCAGCAGCCGTTATGGTTGTTGCTTGCGCCGTTGCCATGGTTACTGTGGCTATGGCGCAAGGATAAAACTCATCACCCAGCATTGGAGCGTTTTGCCAGCGCCGCACTCTGGCCACGCCTGCTGCATGGCATCGACCAGACGCTGACTCATCGTGGCCGTTGGCTGTTTTTCGGCGCCTGGAGTTTTGCCATCATCGCCGCTGCCGGTCCATTATGGTTGAAATCCGGCGAACAATTAAGCGCCGCGCCTGTTGGCAGCAACATTGTCGTAGTGCTCGACATCTCGCCATCGATGCTGGTCAGCGACGTTAATCCCAATCGTCTCGAACTCGCCAAGCGTCAATTGCTCAATTTTATTCGTCAGCGACCACAGGATCGCTTTGCGCTAGTCACCTTCTCCGCCAATGCCTACACCGTGCTACCGCTGACGCACGATGCAAAAGCGCTGGAGCAATTTCTCGATGCGCTGAACCCGGAATTGGTCACCGTTCCCGGCACTAACGTCAACCGAGCGCTGGTGCTGGCGAACAAGATCCTGCGCCGCACACCCGGCACCCAAAACGGTCATGGCTTGGTGCTACTGCTGAGTGATGGCGAGATCCACGACAGCGACGGGCTGATCGCCGCTCGAACATTAGGTGAACAAGGGTATCCGCTTTATACGATAGGCGTGGGCACGACGGTTGGCGGTCCAGTGCCGCTACCGAACGGACAACTGGTGCGCCAGGAGGGCGAGATCATCACTTCACAGCTCCAACCCGGCGTGCTGCAACGTTTCGCCGAGGCGGGCCACGGCGAGTATCAACCGCTATCCACCGCTGCCTGGTCTACCCTCGCCCGCGCCGCTGATCAACGCGCCCAGCCGATCTCTGAGCGGATGATCCGCCGTGGCACGACGGCCTTGTTTCCGTTCTTCTTGACCGCTGCCTTCACCCTCTTTCTGTGGGCCGGCTTTCGCCGCCCCGAGGCCCTCGCCGCCCTGCTCCTGGTCCCGTTATTATTGACCACCCCAGACTCGGAGGCTGCTCCCTGGGATGAGCTAACGGCTTATCAGGATTTGAAAAAACAGAATTTTGAAGGCGCCATGCAAAAATATAGCGAGCTCGATCATTACAGCGGCCACCTCGGCCACGGCGCGGCCGCTTACCGGTTAAAACACTGGCAGCAAGCGCTGAATTCCTTCCGCAAGGCCGAAACTGCCAGCCGTGATCCTCAACAACAAGCCGCTGCCCTCCACAATCAGGGTAACGCTCTCGCTCAACTCAATCAGCTGGACGATGCCCGCGTCGCTTACCAACGCGCCCTGCAACTGCAACCGCAATTCCCCCAGGCTGCCCACAACCTCGCGCTGGTGAATCGTTATCTGCAAGAACACGGCGGCACACACCAGAGCAAGAATCTCTTTTCGCGCCCTGGCATATTTAGCGATCAGCAGCAACAGACCGGCCCCGGCAGCGGTGGTGATATTGCCAATCGTATGAATGGCGATCAATCAGGCAATGATTTGCATCGTGGCGCCGAACGCGGCAATGGCGCACCGACGCAACATCAGCAAAGCATCGACAGCACGCTCGCAAATTGGGGCAAAATCAGCCCCAACGCAACTGACATTCCACAACGAACTTTGCAACAATTACAAAATCTCAACGAAGACGCCAAAACCATGCTCCAGCGCCGCTTTGCGACTGAAGATGAAAACACGCGCGGCATGGTAGGAGTAAAACCGTGGTAA
- a CDS encoding tetratricopeptide repeat protein, which produces MSGALLLQDGSERLTAVTSVVLVSLVAAMVVGFGGRSQFDLKMPQRETIIDAKADPRGHSQQYRQRELEERFQQAVAMLHAKKYDYAITALHRVIALAPRMPEAYVNMGYALIGMQNYPAARDFFNIALEIEPYQANAYWGLAVALEQMGDVEGALGAMRTFIHLSPPNDPYLRKARSALWEWESTLKRGPLPKDEQQWLEKRGREWTERNGPEADSPAIKQHEIDFSKR; this is translated from the coding sequence ATGAGTGGTGCACTGTTGCTGCAAGATGGGAGCGAACGTCTGACGGCAGTGACCTCGGTGGTTTTGGTGAGCCTGGTGGCCGCCATGGTCGTGGGTTTCGGTGGTCGGTCACAGTTTGATCTGAAAATGCCGCAGCGAGAAACCATCATCGACGCCAAGGCCGATCCGCGTGGCCATTCGCAACAATACCGTCAGCGTGAGCTGGAAGAACGTTTTCAGCAGGCCGTGGCCATGCTGCATGCCAAAAAATACGATTATGCGATAACGGCACTGCATCGTGTGATTGCATTGGCGCCGCGCATGCCCGAGGCTTATGTCAATATGGGTTATGCGTTGATCGGGATGCAAAATTATCCCGCCGCGCGTGATTTTTTCAACATTGCACTTGAGATCGAGCCGTATCAGGCCAATGCCTATTGGGGGCTGGCGGTTGCGCTGGAGCAGATGGGGGATGTGGAAGGGGCGTTGGGCGCGATGCGCACGTTTATTCATCTTTCGCCACCCAATGATCCTTATTTGCGCAAGGCGCGCTCAGCCTTGTGGGAGTGGGAATCGACCTTGAAGCGCGGTCCGTTACCGAAAGACGAGCAGCAATGGCTGGAAAAACGCGGCCGGGAATGGACGGAGCGCAATGGGCCAGAGGCGGATTCACCCGCGATCAAACAGCACGAGATTGATTTTTCGAAGCGTTGA
- a CDS encoding class I SAM-dependent methyltransferase produces MLIQTTCPVCRGVCHFLDAVDFNKSCEERQGKFLPPAGILIRYFLCTKCSFCFAPEFSQWRLEDFEQRIYNHNYVHVDPDYIDLRPRANAQNLMLTFKGYESTIKHLDYGGGGGLLSSILRDAGWTSTSYDPFVDRDKKVEALGKYDLITAFEVFEHVPDVQQLMAHLSTLLDPNGLIIFSTLPSDNDIAPQQRLTWWYASPRNGHISLFSRNSLLLLGQSKNFKLCSFAYGLFGFWRQAPLWATHILPND; encoded by the coding sequence GTGCTTATTCAAACCACATGCCCTGTTTGCCGAGGCGTCTGCCATTTTCTGGATGCTGTCGATTTCAATAAATCCTGCGAAGAGAGACAGGGAAAATTTTTACCGCCCGCAGGCATTTTGATTCGTTATTTCCTCTGTACAAAATGCAGCTTTTGTTTTGCCCCCGAATTTTCGCAATGGCGTCTGGAAGATTTTGAACAACGAATTTATAACCATAATTATGTCCACGTTGACCCGGATTATATTGATCTCCGTCCGCGCGCCAATGCACAGAATTTGATGCTCACCTTCAAGGGATACGAGTCAACAATAAAACATCTTGATTACGGGGGCGGTGGTGGGCTGCTCAGCAGCATTCTGCGCGATGCTGGCTGGACATCCACGTCTTATGACCCATTTGTGGATCGGGACAAAAAGGTGGAAGCGCTGGGCAAGTACGATCTGATCACCGCCTTCGAGGTCTTTGAACATGTGCCTGATGTCCAACAACTTATGGCGCATTTATCTACCCTGCTAGATCCAAACGGCCTGATTATTTTCAGTACCTTGCCGTCTGATAACGACATCGCCCCCCAACAAAGGCTTACATGGTGGTACGCATCCCCTCGTAACGGGCATATCAGTCTTTTCTCGAGAAACAGCCTTTTGCTTTTAGGACAGAGCAAAAATTTTAAGCTTTGCAGTTTCGCTTACGGTCTGTTTGGCTTCTGGCGCCAAGCACCTCTCTGGGCCACGCACATTCTCCCCAACGACTGA
- a CDS encoding 6-bladed beta-propeller, translating into MLILALVLSGCAQAPKVFHYRGDARQTVAKVWPEPPEKPRYRYLGQLTGEENFRDTVEAKPNVGIRFFYWLVGWVRHTPGPVILQRPQSGTVGADGRIFVSDVSRQAVYVFDPGAKELLVWEYAASGVRFELPIGVAVDRAGHLWVADSKLGYVVQLNAAGQPMSVVGQDRLQHPTGVAWDEAAGRLYVADRADSAIKVFSAAGEFLFEFGGPGEKEGLLNGPTYLSFRDNTLYVTDSLNSRIQLFSAAGEFQRAFGHRGMYLGDFSRPKGVAADRDGNIYVVESLYDYLLVFNNKGELLLPLGGTGQDIGQFYLPAGAWVDNNGWIYVADMFNGRVVIFQYLGDGNGDAVEGGDTADAKHAAGR; encoded by the coding sequence ATATTGATTCTGGCTCTGGTGTTGTCAGGCTGCGCCCAGGCGCCGAAGGTATTTCATTATCGTGGTGATGCACGGCAAACGGTGGCCAAGGTCTGGCCGGAGCCGCCGGAGAAGCCGCGCTATCGTTATCTCGGGCAGTTGACAGGTGAAGAAAATTTCCGTGATACGGTAGAGGCCAAGCCCAACGTAGGTATTCGCTTTTTTTACTGGCTGGTGGGATGGGTGCGTCATACCCCTGGCCCCGTGATCTTGCAGCGGCCGCAATCGGGAACAGTGGGCGCCGATGGCCGAATTTTTGTCAGTGATGTCAGTCGCCAGGCAGTGTATGTATTTGACCCGGGCGCAAAAGAATTGTTGGTGTGGGAATACGCAGCGTCGGGCGTGCGGTTTGAGTTGCCGATCGGGGTGGCAGTGGATCGTGCCGGACACCTTTGGGTGGCGGATTCCAAACTCGGCTATGTTGTGCAGTTAAATGCTGCCGGGCAGCCCATGTCTGTGGTCGGGCAGGATCGGCTGCAGCATCCTACCGGCGTGGCTTGGGATGAGGCCGCTGGGCGGCTTTATGTCGCAGATCGGGCCGATAGTGCGATCAAGGTCTTCTCCGCGGCGGGTGAGTTTTTGTTTGAGTTCGGCGGGCCGGGTGAAAAAGAAGGGCTGCTGAATGGTCCGACATATCTGTCATTCCGCGACAACACTCTCTATGTGACCGATTCGCTCAATTCCCGGATTCAGCTGTTTTCTGCGGCCGGGGAGTTTCAGCGTGCCTTTGGTCACCGCGGGATGTATCTGGGGGATTTTTCACGGCCGAAGGGCGTCGCCGCCGATCGTGACGGCAATATCTATGTGGTGGAATCCTTATACGACTATTTGTTAGTATTCAATAACAAAGGTGAGCTGCTCTTGCCACTTGGGGGGACCGGCCAGGACATCGGCCAGTTTTACCTGCCCGCTGGCGCGTGGGTGGACAACAATGGTTGGATCTATGTGGCGGACATGTTTAATGGCCGCGTGGTGATCTTTCAATACCTTGGAGATGGGAATGGGGATGCTGTGGAGGGTGGGGACACTGCTGACGCTAAGCATGCTGCTGGGCGTTAA
- a CDS encoding cytochrome c3 family protein produces the protein MFRRKLIILCMVFVATLAIGLLPRAAYVQDKFSGEFWSGGDHYQLDSRAVPVSEDGIHDPSNDAVKVLQEPVEAMAGFPRDKSGVIDWVKTLDQGLITPRMSLLGDEEMYPVDFDVIFQNTGSMPYVRYPHRQHTEWLTCKNCHPEIFLMQKGGNPVTMSAIIQGKYCGVCHGKVAFPPTKNCGRCHSVPRDAPGIR, from the coding sequence ATGTTTCGTAGGAAGCTGATAATTCTGTGCATGGTGTTTGTGGCAACCTTGGCGATAGGGTTGTTGCCGCGCGCTGCGTATGTGCAGGATAAGTTCAGTGGTGAATTCTGGTCCGGCGGCGATCACTATCAGCTGGATAGCAGAGCGGTGCCGGTGTCCGAGGATGGCATCCATGATCCGAGCAACGATGCGGTCAAGGTATTGCAGGAGCCAGTGGAGGCAATGGCCGGCTTTCCTCGCGATAAGTCGGGGGTGATCGATTGGGTCAAGACGCTGGATCAAGGGCTGATCACGCCACGGATGAGTTTGCTGGGCGATGAAGAAATGTACCCGGTCGATTTCGATGTTATCTTCCAGAATACGGGCTCAATGCCCTATGTACGTTATCCTCATCGCCAGCACACGGAATGGCTGACGTGTAAAAATTGCCACCCCGAAATATTCTTGATGCAGAAGGGTGGTAATCCCGTTACGATGTCTGCCATCATTCAGGGAAAGTATTGCGGAGTATGTCATGGTAAAGTGGCATTTCCGCCAACCAAGAATTGTGGACGATGTCATTCAGTGCCTCGAGACGCACCGGGTATCAGATAA
- the ccsA gene encoding cytochrome c biogenesis protein CcsA: protein MMMVAEMPWLWAGLLAYAGAMAMAFRGVWRVSNGGVAVANSLSYERWVLLAIVTGVVLLAMALGVRWERLGHGPFVNLFELLMSQLFSLGLVYSIIYWRVPVLRPSAVVVMPLIWLLGSWILMLEPADSRLPPTYFNNWLWAHVSLGKIFLSFCLVAAGLAGVMLLRTVPRFAGLLKQMPDEVLDQMAWRFMMLALVFDSLMLVAGAVWAQDAWGRYWSWDALETSAFLTWLSIGAGIHARLSYKIPSRIGALAILAIFGLAFMTYFGTPYFSEAAHKGVI from the coding sequence ATGATGATGGTCGCGGAAATGCCGTGGTTATGGGCGGGTTTGCTAGCGTACGCGGGCGCAATGGCGATGGCTTTTCGTGGCGTCTGGCGCGTGAGTAACGGTGGTGTTGCTGTCGCTAATAGTCTGAGCTATGAGCGCTGGGTGTTGTTGGCGATCGTCACCGGTGTGGTGTTGCTGGCAATGGCGCTGGGCGTGCGCTGGGAGCGGCTTGGCCATGGGCCGTTCGTTAATCTCTTTGAACTGCTGATGAGTCAGTTGTTCAGTCTTGGTTTAGTGTATTCCATCATCTATTGGCGTGTGCCGGTGTTACGTCCGAGTGCGGTCGTGGTGATGCCGCTGATCTGGTTGCTCGGTAGTTGGATACTGATGCTGGAACCGGCCGACAGTCGACTGCCGCCAACCTATTTCAATAATTGGTTATGGGCGCATGTGAGTCTGGGCAAAATATTTTTGTCGTTTTGTCTGGTTGCTGCCGGTTTGGCGGGAGTGATGTTGTTACGTACGGTGCCGCGTTTCGCGGGATTGCTCAAACAAATGCCGGATGAAGTTCTCGATCAAATGGCCTGGCGTTTCATGATGCTGGCACTGGTGTTTGATAGTTTGATGCTGGTGGCGGGTGCGGTGTGGGCGCAGGATGCCTGGGGGCGTTATTGGTCCTGGGATGCGTTGGAGACATCGGCATTTTTGACCTGGTTGTCGATTGGCGCCGGCATTCATGCGCGATTGAGCTACAAGATTCCGTCGCGCATTGGCGCGCTGGCCATTCTTGCGATTTTCGGTTTGGCATTCATGACTTATTTTGGTACGCCGTATTTCAGTGAAGCGGCGCATAAAGGGGTGATTTAA
- a CDS encoding BatD family protein yields MVRHIIAICLMLWLPATWAASFTAQVDRQQLSTEESVTLTLQLINSETRLRAEGVNPNIDLSLLSRDFTLGIPKTDFRYTLHQGNGRSTSELTVELFPKHSGQLVIPRFNIDGLRSAAITLNVKPLAADAAPEVFARAHFSNSAPWTHQQLIVYLDVYHRVAIEGASLGSTLETTPTRIELLPNWELPRTRLKQRHKGFDYNIERLAWAIFPDKSGTFSVQTPIVDLFKAGGKPQHLQSQKLEVTVKALPPGVPDNIIIGKPQLSAGDLPASAKQNEAINWTLTLSAPAAVSSLPDYLPLPEFPAALKLYPDHAQHDNTKTNDGITDRANYTLSIMPLESGAFIVPEIKIPYFDPVRGIADIVSLPRRTINISASTLPRTMPNTSNSNTPQAIIQESSTYNPVLPWQIATGMMTLLWLVTLTLWVRRKPAGAREFSPPRTTVEITDRASQHPLQAQLLAAFNSITLEQGLTHWLEEFPEDGEALEIVRTVQRLCYGHTHHHTVADPHLAERVSQLCTKIKNANKSHETTLDPWAPEAFTASQHHERS; encoded by the coding sequence GTGGTAAGACACATCATTGCGATTTGCCTTATGCTCTGGCTCCCCGCCACCTGGGCCGCCAGTTTTACTGCTCAGGTTGATCGCCAACAACTAAGCACCGAAGAATCCGTCACGCTCACCCTGCAACTGATCAACAGCGAAACGCGTCTACGTGCCGAGGGCGTTAATCCCAACATCGATCTTTCGCTATTGAGCCGCGACTTTACCCTTGGCATACCCAAGACCGACTTCCGTTACACCCTGCATCAAGGCAATGGTCGCTCAACATCCGAGTTAACCGTTGAACTGTTTCCCAAACACAGCGGCCAGTTGGTGATACCTAGATTTAACATTGACGGTTTGCGCAGCGCAGCCATCACACTCAACGTCAAACCCCTCGCCGCCGATGCCGCACCGGAAGTGTTTGCCCGCGCTCATTTCTCTAATTCAGCGCCGTGGACACATCAACAATTAATCGTTTATCTCGATGTCTATCACCGCGTCGCAATCGAGGGTGCCAGCCTCGGCAGCACACTGGAAACCACGCCGACACGCATCGAGTTACTTCCCAACTGGGAATTACCACGTACCCGTTTAAAACAACGCCACAAGGGTTTTGACTATAATATTGAACGCCTGGCTTGGGCGATATTTCCAGACAAGAGCGGCACGTTTTCTGTACAAACACCGATCGTGGATTTATTTAAGGCTGGCGGCAAGCCGCAACATCTGCAATCACAGAAGCTGGAAGTTACTGTCAAGGCACTGCCACCCGGCGTGCCAGACAACATCATTATTGGCAAACCACAACTCAGCGCCGGCGACTTGCCTGCATCCGCCAAACAAAACGAGGCCATCAACTGGACCTTAACTTTGTCTGCCCCCGCCGCAGTCTCTAGTCTGCCAGATTACTTACCGCTGCCTGAGTTTCCCGCTGCGCTTAAGCTCTATCCTGATCACGCGCAGCATGACAATACCAAAACCAATGACGGCATCACCGATCGCGCCAACTACACGCTCTCGATCATGCCACTTGAATCTGGAGCTTTCATAGTTCCTGAAATTAAAATCCCGTATTTCGATCCGGTGCGTGGCATTGCCGATATCGTCAGCCTGCCACGCCGCACGATCAACATCAGCGCCTCGACATTGCCTCGCACCATGCCAAACACATCGAACAGCAATACTCCACAGGCAATCATCCAAGAAAGCTCCACCTACAACCCAGTATTGCCGTGGCAAATCGCCACCGGGATGATGACACTCCTCTGGCTGGTAACGCTGACCTTGTGGGTCAGACGCAAACCCGCCGGTGCACGCGAATTTTCGCCACCACGTACAACCGTTGAGATCACAGATCGCGCCAGTCAGCATCCGTTACAGGCGCAATTACTCGCCGCCTTTAACAGCATCACCTTGGAACAAGGCCTAACACACTGGCTGGAGGAATTTCCGGAAGATGGCGAAGCGCTGGAAATCGTACGTACCGTACAACGTCTTTGTTACGGCCATACCCATCATCACACCGTCGCTGACCCGCATCTTGCCGAACGCGTTTCGCAACTCTGCACCAAGATTAAAAATGCGAATAAATCTCACGAAACCACGCTCGACCCCTGGGCACCAGAGGCATTTACAGCCTCTCAACATCACGAACGGAGTTGA